In one Silene latifolia isolate original U9 population chromosome 10, ASM4854445v1, whole genome shotgun sequence genomic region, the following are encoded:
- the LOC141605853 gene encoding putative plastidic glucose transporter 1 isoform X1, producing the protein MEAVVTATATLLHPSISSSSSSSKLSFKLSNKLVFYPQRSLLFCTCKPIKHFSVWASHKQTDQNPPNLGSNPDGEQEQLLKGKDASVSKVDLGWLPAFPHVLTASMANFLFGYHIGVMNGPIVSVARELGFEGSTILEGLVVSIFIVGAFIGSFVSGSLVDKFGCRRTLQIDTIPLIIGAILSAQAHSVDEVLWGRFLVGLGIGLNTVLVPIYISEVAPTRYRGSLGSLCQIGTCLGIIASLFIGIPSENDPHWWRTMLYVASIPGFILTIGMQFAVESPRWLCKMGRLNDAKTVVRNLWGPTEVDKAVEEFQSVFTSTEVDTDSKWSELFQEPNYKVALIGGALFLLQQFAGINGVLYFSSLTFQDVGITSAALASLCVGVTNFAGALSALYLIDKQGRRRLLTGSYFGMAISMCLIAYAVALPSDEDFGNNLSIIGTLSYIYSFAIGAGPVTGIIIPELSSSRMRGKIMSFSFSVHWVCNFMVGLFFLELVRIFGVAPIYLGFGVVSFVSAAFCYFFIVETKGRSLEEIEMSLRSELPGGEN; encoded by the exons ATGGAAGCAGTAGTTACTGCTACTGCTACTCTGTTACATCCTTCaatatcatcatcttcatcctcatcaAAACTTAGCTTCAAATTATCGAATAAACTTGTGTTTTACCCTCAAAGATCACTGCTTTTTTGCACTTGCAAACCCATTAAACATTTCTCAGTTTGGGCTTCACACAAGCAAACGGACCAAAACCCTCCAAATTTGGGCTCAAACCCAG ATGGTGAACAAGAGCAGTTACTTAAAGGGAAGGATGCCAGTGTGAGCAAAGTTGATTTGGGATGGCTACCTGCTTTTCCCCATGTTTTGACGGCTTCTATGGCGAATTTTCTATTTGGCTATCACATCGG AGTCATGAATGGTCCGATTGTGTCAGTGGCACGAGAACTTGGTTTTGAGGGAAGTACAATTCTGGAGGGGCTTGTGGTGAGCATATTCATTGTCGGTGCCTTTATTGGTAGCTTCGTTTCCGGTTCTTTAGTTGATAAATTTGGATGTAGGCGCACACTGCAGATAGATACAATACCGCTGATTATTGGTGCGATCTTAAG TGCACAAGCCCACTCGGTTGACGAAGTACTATGGGGAAGATTTCTTGTAGGCCTTGGCATAGGCTTGAACACTGTCTTGGTTCCAATTTATATATCAGAG GTTGCTCCAACCAGATATAGGGGTTCATTGGGATCTCTGTGTCAGATTGGCACATGCCTTGGGATAATTGCATCACTTTTCATAGGAATTCCTTCAGAAAATGATCCACATTG GTGGAGGACAATGCTTTATGTCGCAAGCATCCCGGGATTTATTCTCACAATTGGCATGCAGTTTGCAGTAGAAAGCCCTCGGTGGCTATGTAAA ATGGGGAGACTAAACGATGCCAAAACTGTTGTTCGTAACCTTTGGGGACCCACCGAAGTTGACAAAGCTGTTGAGGAGTTTCAGTCGGTGTTCACCAGTACTGAAGTGGATACTGACTCTAAATGGTCAGAACTCTTCCAGGAGCCTAATTATAAAG TCGCCCTTATTGGAGGTGCTCTTTTTCTACTACAACAATTTGCTGGCATAAATGGAGttctttatttttcttctttGACCTTTCAAGACGTCGGGATAACTAGTGCTGCTTTAGCAAGCCTATGTGTTGGTGTCACAAACTTTGCAG GTGCTCTCTCTGCGCTGTACTTGATTGATAAGCAGGGGAGGAGGAGACTTCTCACTGGAAGTTACTTCGGAATG GCCATTTCTATGTGTCTCATAGCATATGCAGTCGCATTGCCTTCAGACGAAGATTTTGGAAACAACCTTTCAATTATCGGCACACTGAG TTACATATACTCGTTCGCAATTGGAGCTGGCCCGGTAACTGGCATTATTATTCCCGAGCTCAGCAGCAGTAGAATGCGTGGGAAGATAATGAGTTTCAGTTTCTCTGTTCACTGG GTGTGCAACTTCATGGTAGGACTGTTCTTCCTTGAATTAGTGAGGATTTTCGGGGTTGCTCCAATTTACTTGGGTTTTGGTGTAGTTTCCTTCGTTTCAGCTGCGTTTTGTTATTTCTTCATAGTAGAAACTAAAGGACGATCACTTGAGGAAATTGAAATGTCACTTCGGTCAGAGCTTCCTGGCGGTGAAAACTAA
- the LOC141605853 gene encoding putative plastidic glucose transporter 1 isoform X2, which produces MEAVVTATATLLHPSISSSSSSSKLSFKLSNKLVFYPQRSLLFCTCKPIKHFSVWASHKQTDQNPPNLGSNPDGEQEQLLKGKDASVSKVDLGWLPAFPHVLTASMANFLFGYHIGVMNGPIVSVARELGFEGSTILEGLVVSIFIVGAFIGSFVSGSLVDKFGCRRTLQIDTIPLIIGAILSAQAHSVDEVLWGRFLVGLGIGLNTVLVPIYISEVAPTRYRGSLGSLCQIGTCLGIIASLFIGIPSENDPHWWRTMLYVASIPGFILTIGMQFAVESPRWLCKMGRLNDAKTVVRNLWGPTEVDKAVEEFQSVFTSTEVDTDSKWSELFQEPNYKVALIGGALFLLQQFAGINGVLYFSSLTFQDVGITSAALASLCVGVTNFAGALSALYLIDKQGRRRLLTGSYFGMAISMCLIAYAVALPSDEDFGNNLSIIGTLSYIYSFAIGAGPVTGIIIPELSSSRMRGKIMSFSFSVHWLLIQRGLSDHMKIHLN; this is translated from the exons ATGGAAGCAGTAGTTACTGCTACTGCTACTCTGTTACATCCTTCaatatcatcatcttcatcctcatcaAAACTTAGCTTCAAATTATCGAATAAACTTGTGTTTTACCCTCAAAGATCACTGCTTTTTTGCACTTGCAAACCCATTAAACATTTCTCAGTTTGGGCTTCACACAAGCAAACGGACCAAAACCCTCCAAATTTGGGCTCAAACCCAG ATGGTGAACAAGAGCAGTTACTTAAAGGGAAGGATGCCAGTGTGAGCAAAGTTGATTTGGGATGGCTACCTGCTTTTCCCCATGTTTTGACGGCTTCTATGGCGAATTTTCTATTTGGCTATCACATCGG AGTCATGAATGGTCCGATTGTGTCAGTGGCACGAGAACTTGGTTTTGAGGGAAGTACAATTCTGGAGGGGCTTGTGGTGAGCATATTCATTGTCGGTGCCTTTATTGGTAGCTTCGTTTCCGGTTCTTTAGTTGATAAATTTGGATGTAGGCGCACACTGCAGATAGATACAATACCGCTGATTATTGGTGCGATCTTAAG TGCACAAGCCCACTCGGTTGACGAAGTACTATGGGGAAGATTTCTTGTAGGCCTTGGCATAGGCTTGAACACTGTCTTGGTTCCAATTTATATATCAGAG GTTGCTCCAACCAGATATAGGGGTTCATTGGGATCTCTGTGTCAGATTGGCACATGCCTTGGGATAATTGCATCACTTTTCATAGGAATTCCTTCAGAAAATGATCCACATTG GTGGAGGACAATGCTTTATGTCGCAAGCATCCCGGGATTTATTCTCACAATTGGCATGCAGTTTGCAGTAGAAAGCCCTCGGTGGCTATGTAAA ATGGGGAGACTAAACGATGCCAAAACTGTTGTTCGTAACCTTTGGGGACCCACCGAAGTTGACAAAGCTGTTGAGGAGTTTCAGTCGGTGTTCACCAGTACTGAAGTGGATACTGACTCTAAATGGTCAGAACTCTTCCAGGAGCCTAATTATAAAG TCGCCCTTATTGGAGGTGCTCTTTTTCTACTACAACAATTTGCTGGCATAAATGGAGttctttatttttcttctttGACCTTTCAAGACGTCGGGATAACTAGTGCTGCTTTAGCAAGCCTATGTGTTGGTGTCACAAACTTTGCAG GTGCTCTCTCTGCGCTGTACTTGATTGATAAGCAGGGGAGGAGGAGACTTCTCACTGGAAGTTACTTCGGAATG GCCATTTCTATGTGTCTCATAGCATATGCAGTCGCATTGCCTTCAGACGAAGATTTTGGAAACAACCTTTCAATTATCGGCACACTGAG TTACATATACTCGTTCGCAATTGGAGCTGGCCCGGTAACTGGCATTATTATTCCCGAGCTCAGCAGCAGTAGAATGCGTGGGAAGATAATGAGTTTCAGTTTCTCTGTTCACTGG CTGCTCATTCAGCGAGGTCTCTCTGATCACATGAAGATTCATCTGAATTAA